GTGATCCGCAATGGCTTCTGACACCACCGACCAGCTGGTCGTCCCCTCGGTCCACGCCCACACCGGGCAGGGCCTGGGCACCGGCAACCCCGCCGACGCGTTCGTCGTCGAGCCGGCCCGTGCGCGCACCAAGCGGACCCCGCGCCGCACCCGCACCAACTTCGAGATGCTCGCGTGGCTCTTCATGCGGCTCTCCGGCGTGGTGCTGGTCTTCCTGATCCTCGGCCACCTGCTGATCATGCTGGTGCTCGACGGCGGCGTGTCCAAGATCGGCTTCGCCTTCGTGGCCGGCCGCTGGGCCTCGCCGTTCTGGCAGGGCTGGGACCTGCTCATGCTCTGGCTCGCCATGCTCCACGGCACCAACGGCATGCGCACCGTGATCAACGACTACGCCGAGAAGGACTCCACTCGGCTCTGGCTGAAGACCCTGATGGGTGCTGCCGCGGTGTTCACCGTGCTGCTCGGCACTCTGGTGATCTTCACCTTCGACCCGAACATCTAATCGGCCATCGAGAGCCAGAGGCGAATTACCCCCATGCAGATTCATCAGTACGACACCGTCATCGTCGGCGCCGGTGGCGCAGGCATGCGCGCCGCCATCGAGTCGACGCAGCACAGCCGCACCGCTGTCCTGACCAAGCTCTACCCCACCCGGTCCCACACCGGCGCGGCCCAGGGCGGCATGTGCGCCGCCCTCGCCAACGTCGAGGAGGACAACTGGGAGTGGCACACCTTCGACACGGTCAAGGGTGGTGACTACCTGGTCGACCAGGACGCCGCCGAGATCATGTGCAAGGAGGCCATCGACGCCGTCCTCGACCTGGAGAAGATGGGTCTCCCCTTCTCCCGGACCGAGCAGGGCCGGATCGACCAGCGCCGCTTCGGCGGGCACTCCCGCAACCACGGTGAGGCGCCCGTCCGCCGCTCCTGCTACGCGGCCGACCGCACCGGTCACATGATCCTCCAGACGCTGTTCCAGAACTGCGTCAAGCACGGCGTCGAGTTCTTCAACGAGTTCTACGTCCTCGACCTGCTGATGAACGAGGGCAAGACCGCCGGCGTCGTCGCGTACGAGCTCGCCACCGGCGAGATCCACGTCTTCCAGGCCAAGGCCGTGGTGTTCGCCTCCGGCGGCACCGGCAAGATGTTCAAGGTCACCTCGAACGCCCACACCCTGACCGGTGACGGCCAGGCCGTGGCGTACCGCCGGGGCCTGCCGCTGGAGGACATGGAGTTCTTCCAGTTCCACCCGACGGGCATCTGGCGCATGGGCATCCTGCTCACCGAGGGCGCCCGCGGCGAGGGCGGCATCCTGCGCAACAAGGACGGCGAGCGCTTCATGGAGCGCTACGCCCCCGTCATGAAGGACCTCGCGTCCCGTGACGTGTGCTCGCGCGCCATCTACAGCGAGATCCGCGAGGGTCGC
The Kitasatospora paranensis genome window above contains:
- the sdhA gene encoding succinate dehydrogenase flavoprotein subunit, with translation MQIHQYDTVIVGAGGAGMRAAIESTQHSRTAVLTKLYPTRSHTGAAQGGMCAALANVEEDNWEWHTFDTVKGGDYLVDQDAAEIMCKEAIDAVLDLEKMGLPFSRTEQGRIDQRRFGGHSRNHGEAPVRRSCYAADRTGHMILQTLFQNCVKHGVEFFNEFYVLDLLMNEGKTAGVVAYELATGEIHVFQAKAVVFASGGTGKMFKVTSNAHTLTGDGQAVAYRRGLPLEDMEFFQFHPTGIWRMGILLTEGARGEGGILRNKDGERFMERYAPVMKDLASRDVCSRAIYSEIREGRGCGPEGDHVYLDLTHLPPEQLDAKLPDITEFARTYLGIEPYTDPIPIQPTAHYGMGGIPTNVEGEVLKNNTEIVPGLYAAGEVACVSVHGANRLGTNSLLDINVFGRRAGLAAADYASKNDFVPLPENAEALVQNMVDSLRESAGTESVAQIRKEMQESMDANASVYRTGDTLKQAVADIAALRERYKNVAIQDKGSRYNTDLLEAIELGNLLDLAEVLVVSALAREESRGGHYREDFPKRDDVKFMQHTMAYQEVAEDGTTSIRLDYKPVVQTRYQPMERKY
- a CDS encoding succinate dehydrogenase hydrophobic membrane anchor subunit, yielding MASDTTDQLVVPSVHAHTGQGLGTGNPADAFVVEPARARTKRTPRRTRTNFEMLAWLFMRLSGVVLVFLILGHLLIMLVLDGGVSKIGFAFVAGRWASPFWQGWDLLMLWLAMLHGTNGMRTVINDYAEKDSTRLWLKTLMGAAAVFTVLLGTLVIFTFDPNI